The following proteins are co-located in the Fimbriimonadia bacterium genome:
- a CDS encoding hydrogenase maturation nickel metallochaperone HypA: MHELAATENLLRVVLDEAAKAKARKVTRISLQVGEWSSFVPDCIQFYLGIIAEGTPAEGASLEWETVPTRFECRECGATFGAGDGPIACPACAATRARLISGREFSIVSIEVDGEDPGST; this comes from the coding sequence ATGCACGAGCTAGCCGCAACCGAGAACTTGCTGCGCGTGGTCCTGGATGAAGCCGCCAAGGCCAAGGCCCGCAAGGTGACGCGAATTTCCCTGCAGGTCGGAGAGTGGTCTTCCTTCGTTCCTGATTGCATCCAGTTCTACCTGGGCATCATCGCGGAGGGGACGCCGGCGGAGGGTGCGTCACTGGAGTGGGAGACTGTGCCGACGCGCTTCGAGTGCCGCGAGTGTGGTGCTACTTTCGGTGCCGGGGACGGACCCATCGCGTGCCCTGCGTGCGCTGCGACCCGCGCGCGCCTGATCTCAGGACGGGAGTTTAGTATCGTATCGATCGAGGTGGACGGTGAAGATCCCGGTAGTACATAA
- a CDS encoding homoserine dehydrogenase has translation MPKVREVSVGLLGCGGVGAALARLIHDEQQAIEEAAGVRLRIGKTLVRDLAKEREGLNGRLDFTKELGDVLKQKKLDIVVELLGGRDMALQAIRRALSSGTSVVTANKVVLAAHGERLEALAHAKGCALGYEASVASCIPVLQALDHTFAAERFHSITAILNGTTNFILTRMARDGLDYEIALKLAQKRGLAEADPTADVSGSDPQCKLVVLARKAFGLSLRPSDVYTRGITSLTADDLRFASDFGFTIKLLATARRYNGSVELRVEPNLVPEGHPLATVSDEWNALMLEGDSVGSLFFAGPGAGPLPTAQAVLGDVLSIATGTRACVPGRRVLDLERPQIVPLGDTSGRYYLRVTFRDQPHVLASVTRILDTSGVEVHRVEAVGQERADIAILTHRSRRSSLETALKRLHKQSYLSEPPRAFPIYEATDQAIGGPK, from the coding sequence ATGCCGAAGGTGCGCGAGGTGAGTGTGGGTCTACTCGGTTGTGGCGGAGTGGGCGCCGCGCTGGCCCGTCTCATCCATGATGAGCAACAGGCCATAGAGGAAGCCGCAGGAGTGCGCCTGCGCATCGGCAAGACCTTGGTCCGCGACCTGGCCAAAGAGCGTGAGGGTCTGAACGGGCGCTTGGACTTCACCAAGGAGCTGGGCGACGTTCTCAAACAGAAGAAGTTGGACATCGTAGTCGAGCTGCTCGGTGGTAGGGACATGGCGTTACAAGCGATCCGTCGAGCGTTGTCGTCCGGCACTAGCGTGGTTACTGCAAACAAGGTGGTACTCGCCGCACACGGCGAGCGGCTCGAGGCGCTGGCGCACGCCAAGGGTTGCGCGCTCGGGTATGAGGCCAGCGTAGCCTCGTGCATCCCCGTACTACAAGCTTTGGACCACACCTTCGCCGCCGAACGTTTCCACTCTATCACGGCAATCCTGAACGGCACCACCAACTTCATCCTAACCCGCATGGCGCGCGATGGATTGGACTACGAGATCGCGCTGAAGCTTGCGCAAAAACGTGGGCTCGCAGAAGCCGACCCGACGGCCGATGTGTCCGGCTCGGACCCGCAGTGCAAGCTGGTAGTGCTCGCGCGCAAGGCCTTCGGCCTATCCCTCCGCCCCTCGGATGTCTACACGAGAGGCATTACCAGTCTGACTGCGGACGACCTGCGCTTTGCGAGTGACTTCGGCTTCACCATCAAGCTGCTCGCAACTGCCAGGCGCTACAACGGTTCCGTCGAACTGCGGGTGGAGCCGAACCTGGTGCCAGAAGGACACCCGTTGGCTACCGTATCGGACGAGTGGAACGCGTTGATGCTGGAGGGCGACTCGGTCGGCTCACTCTTCTTTGCTGGTCCCGGTGCAGGCCCTCTGCCCACCGCGCAGGCTGTGTTAGGTGACGTATTGAGCATTGCCACTGGTACCCGCGCATGCGTCCCGGGTAGGCGAGTGCTGGACTTGGAGCGGCCGCAAATCGTTCCCCTGGGCGACACGAGCGGGCGGTACTACCTGAGAGTCACCTTCCGCGACCAACCGCACGTGCTTGCCTCGGTCACACGCATTTTGGATACCAGCGGTGTCGAAGTGCACCGAGTGGAGGCGGTCGGCCAGGAGAGAGCCGACATCGCCATACTAACACACCGTTCGAGACGGAGTTCGCTCGAGACTGCCCTCAAGCGCCTGCACAAGCAGAGCTATCTGAGCGAACCTCCGCGCGCATTTCCTATCTACGAAGCAACAGATCAAGCCATAGGAGGACCCAAGTGA
- the hypB gene encoding hydrogenase nickel incorporation protein HypB produces the protein MKIPVVHKILEANDAIAASLREAFDNRGLYVFNLLGSPGAGKTSLLEKTLELADGSLRIGVIEGDLATELDAQRVARHDAPVVQVNTGGNCHLDAAMVRQALDHLDTSNLDVLAIENVGNLVCPAAWDLGEREKIVVSSVPEGDDKPAKYPSMFSGSAAVILNKCDLLPYVAFSVERFEEHLRSVNPEAPLMQISCTTGEGFESWLAWLRSRIRR, from the coding sequence GTGAAGATCCCGGTAGTACATAAGATCCTGGAAGCCAACGACGCCATCGCAGCGTCCCTGAGGGAGGCGTTCGATAACCGAGGTCTCTACGTCTTCAACCTGCTCGGTTCGCCCGGGGCTGGGAAGACGTCGCTGTTGGAAAAGACGCTCGAGCTTGCCGATGGGTCGCTCCGCATCGGCGTGATCGAGGGCGACCTTGCGACCGAGCTAGATGCTCAGCGAGTCGCTCGGCACGACGCGCCGGTGGTCCAGGTCAACACGGGCGGTAACTGCCACCTGGATGCCGCCATGGTGCGACAGGCACTCGACCACCTCGACACCTCAAACCTCGACGTTCTGGCCATAGAGAACGTGGGCAATCTCGTGTGCCCGGCAGCCTGGGACCTAGGCGAGCGGGAGAAGATCGTCGTGAGCAGCGTGCCGGAAGGCGACGACAAGCCGGCCAAGTACCCCTCGATGTTCAGCGGCTCCGCGGCGGTGATCCTGAATAAGTGCGACCTGCTGCCCTACGTTGCATTCAGCGTGGAGCGGTTCGAGGAGCACCTCCGCTCGGTAAACCCCGAGGCACCCCTTATGCAGATCTCTTGCACTACGGGCGAAGGCTTCGAATCCTGGTTGGCCTGGCTCCGCTCACGCATCCGCAGGTAG
- a CDS encoding PLP-dependent transferase, giving the protein MRPETLAIHVGHEPDGATGSIVPPIYQTSTYIQDGIGQDRGFIYSRTGNPSRSLLEKSLAAVEGAKYGLCFASGMSAINNILLLLESGSHVVCPASVYGGTFRILEFVYKRFGIEADFVDVADIGAVERAIRPNTRMLWLESPTNPLLGLCDIEALSTLAGAKGLTTVVDNTFATAVLQRPLELGADIVIHSTTKYIGGHLDVLGGACLTNDDGLYERLKFLQNAVGAVQGPFDCWLLARGIKTLSLRVKQQSANAEKVARFLEEHPKVRRVHYPGLPSHPQHELARRQMKGFGAMVSFEVDGDASSTQRLVAATKLFALGESLGGVRSLVCIPAKQTHASMTPEARERAGISDTLVRLSVGLEHPDDLIEDLVTALETV; this is encoded by the coding sequence GTGAGACCCGAAACACTCGCAATCCACGTCGGCCACGAACCGGACGGCGCCACGGGCAGCATCGTGCCACCCATTTACCAGACCTCGACCTACATCCAGGACGGAATCGGACAGGACCGAGGGTTCATCTACTCTCGAACGGGCAATCCGTCGCGCTCGCTGCTCGAGAAGAGTTTGGCGGCCGTGGAAGGTGCGAAGTACGGATTGTGCTTCGCTTCCGGAATGAGCGCCATCAACAACATCCTGCTACTGCTGGAGAGTGGTAGCCATGTCGTCTGCCCAGCCAGTGTGTATGGCGGCACCTTCCGCATTCTGGAGTTCGTCTACAAGCGGTTCGGCATTGAGGCCGACTTCGTGGATGTAGCCGACATCGGTGCCGTGGAGCGTGCCATCCGACCGAATACGCGAATGCTGTGGCTTGAATCGCCTACTAACCCGCTGCTCGGCCTGTGCGATATCGAGGCACTCTCGACACTTGCAGGTGCGAAAGGCCTAACAACCGTGGTGGATAACACCTTCGCCACAGCCGTTCTGCAGCGCCCGCTGGAACTCGGCGCCGACATCGTGATTCACTCCACCACCAAGTACATCGGCGGTCACCTCGACGTGTTAGGTGGCGCGTGCCTCACCAACGATGACGGGCTGTACGAGCGGCTGAAGTTCCTGCAGAACGCAGTGGGCGCGGTCCAGGGGCCTTTCGATTGCTGGCTGCTTGCCCGAGGGATCAAGACGCTCTCCCTACGCGTGAAGCAGCAGTCTGCGAACGCGGAGAAGGTGGCACGTTTCCTAGAGGAGCACCCCAAGGTGCGGCGCGTCCACTACCCAGGGTTGCCCTCGCACCCGCAGCACGAGTTGGCGCGTCGGCAGATGAAGGGCTTCGGAGCGATGGTCAGCTTCGAAGTGGACGGTGATGCGTCATCGACTCAGCGGCTAGTAGCGGCCACGAAGTTGTTCGCGCTAGGCGAGAGCTTAGGTGGCGTGCGGTCGCTGGTGTGCATCCCGGCCAAGCAGACGCACGCAAGCATGACACCGGAAGCGCGCGAGCGCGCAGGGATCAGCGACACCCTGGTTCGCCTCAGCGTCGGTCTAGAACACCCGGACGATCTGATCGAGGATCTTGTCACGGCGCTGGAGACGGTGTAG
- a CDS encoding zinc-ribbon domain-containing protein, producing MSRYDASQGGWVARLALGIVLLYVAFLAFRVLRILSPWVALSAGLACTLVGLYHLFGVARLALKYATRDPYSLDVLKEVDEKLRNQPEHVHPDEMEGVYCPSCDEVYVDDVRFCPRCGRSL from the coding sequence GTGAGCAGATACGACGCCTCTCAGGGAGGGTGGGTGGCCCGCCTCGCGCTCGGGATCGTGCTGCTGTACGTGGCCTTCCTGGCCTTTCGGGTACTACGCATCCTATCGCCTTGGGTTGCGTTATCTGCCGGGCTTGCATGTACGCTGGTCGGCCTCTACCACCTTTTTGGAGTGGCTCGGCTGGCGCTGAAGTACGCAACCCGGGACCCCTATAGCCTGGATGTGCTGAAGGAAGTTGACGAGAAGCTCCGCAACCAACCGGAGCACGTTCACCCCGACGAGATGGAAGGCGTGTATTGCCCTTCGTGCGACGAGGTGTACGTGGACGATGTCCGCTTCTGCCCGAGGTGCGGGCGGTCGCTCTAG
- a CDS encoding ferredoxin family protein, whose protein sequence is MPYIICEPCIGVKDKACVPVCPVDCIYEDETMLYINPDECIDCGLCEPECPVDAIFIDTDVPAQWQKFIELNAEKGRELAQSK, encoded by the coding sequence ATGCCGTACATCATCTGTGAACCGTGCATCGGGGTGAAGGACAAAGCCTGCGTGCCGGTCTGCCCGGTGGACTGCATTTACGAAGACGAGACGATGCTCTACATCAACCCGGACGAGTGTATAGACTGCGGGCTGTGCGAGCCGGAGTGTCCGGTGGACGCGATCTTCATAGACACGGACGTGCCTGCGCAGTGGCAGAAGTTCATCGAGCTGAATGCTGAGAAAGGGCGGGAGCTGGCGCAGTCCAAGTGA
- a CDS encoding rhamnulokinase, which yields MSDVFHYLALDIGAESGRGILGSIGTDGLEMDEVHRFPNGPITTEDGSLRWDLSAILTNVRAAIREAASRVPRLDGIAVDTWGVDYGLLDAGGQLLEAPYHYRDARTAGMMDVVFAKVPKDEVYRRTGIQFLELNTLYQLAAAARAGSRALDTAHCLLLMPDLITHELCGSRSAEFTIATTTQCYDPIARDWARDILQRLGIPTHIFPPIVPSASLVGTLTGDPHEARGTPIIAAAGHDTACAVAAVPSEHEDIAYLSCGTWSLLGVETPEPILTDEAMRANFTNEGGVAGFRFLKNIAGLWVLQECRRSWLAETPDLHWQTITAEAEAAPPFATFIDPDDPAFVRPGDMPSRIATRCTELGLPVPTSRGAMARACLEGLALRYRITLRQLEQITKRNIRTLHVVGGGSRNSLLCQFAADAAGCEVVAGPAEATAAGNILVQAIATGRLSSLAEARALLRRSVSPMRYEPRHPEEWDEPFERFLHLTEAQS from the coding sequence ATGAGTGACGTCTTCCACTACCTCGCCCTCGACATCGGAGCGGAAAGCGGCCGAGGGATCCTCGGAAGCATCGGTACTGACGGCCTGGAAATGGACGAAGTTCATCGCTTTCCGAACGGGCCGATCACCACAGAGGATGGCTCGCTCCGATGGGACTTGTCCGCCATACTGACGAACGTCCGAGCCGCGATCCGCGAGGCGGCATCGCGAGTGCCGCGTCTGGACGGCATTGCCGTGGACACGTGGGGCGTGGACTACGGACTGTTGGACGCTGGAGGCCAACTGCTGGAGGCCCCTTACCACTACCGCGATGCGCGCACCGCGGGGATGATGGATGTGGTGTTCGCAAAGGTGCCAAAGGACGAGGTCTACCGCCGCACCGGCATCCAGTTCCTAGAGCTGAACACCCTCTATCAACTGGCGGCAGCCGCACGCGCAGGCTCCCGAGCCCTGGACACAGCGCATTGTCTGCTACTCATGCCGGACCTCATCACCCACGAGCTCTGCGGATCGCGTTCTGCGGAGTTCACCATCGCGACCACTACGCAGTGTTACGACCCGATAGCTCGCGACTGGGCACGTGACATTCTCCAGCGACTGGGCATTCCTACCCACATCTTTCCACCCATCGTGCCCTCGGCGAGCCTGGTCGGCACGCTGACGGGCGACCCCCATGAAGCACGAGGCACACCTATCATCGCCGCGGCCGGCCATGATACGGCCTGCGCCGTCGCTGCCGTCCCGTCCGAGCACGAGGACATTGCATACCTAAGCTGCGGCACTTGGTCGCTGCTCGGCGTCGAGACCCCGGAGCCTATTCTCACCGACGAAGCGATGCGCGCGAACTTCACGAACGAAGGTGGCGTGGCTGGGTTCCGGTTCCTTAAGAACATTGCTGGGCTGTGGGTGCTTCAGGAGTGCAGGCGCTCGTGGTTGGCCGAAACACCGGACCTGCACTGGCAGACCATCACGGCGGAAGCCGAGGCTGCCCCGCCCTTCGCCACGTTTATCGACCCGGACGACCCGGCATTCGTGCGCCCGGGTGACATGCCCAGCCGCATCGCGACCCGGTGCACCGAGCTCGGCCTCCCTGTACCGACCTCTCGCGGAGCGATGGCAAGGGCTTGTTTGGAGGGGCTTGCGCTGCGGTACCGCATCACCCTTCGGCAGCTCGAGCAGATAACGAAACGGAACATCAGAACGCTACATGTCGTAGGGGGCGGCTCACGCAATTCGCTGTTGTGCCAGTTTGCGGCGGACGCAGCCGGTTGCGAGGTGGTTGCAGGTCCCGCCGAAGCCACCGCGGCGGGGAACATCCTTGTCCAAGCCATAGCGACAGGAAGGCTCTCCTCGTTGGCTGAAGCCAGAGCGCTGCTCAGACGCTCCGTCTCCCCAATGCGGTATGAGCCACGCCACCCAGAGGAGTGGGATGAGCCGTTCGAGCGCTTCCTTCACCTGACTGAGGCCCAATCTTAA
- a CDS encoding prepilin-type N-terminal cleavage/methylation domain-containing protein, giving the protein MSHSSTSRRRGRRRGVTLIELLVVAAILALLTAILFPVLSRARTQGTVARAHTELAQVGLALQMYADDCGAFPPARTYCSGLEMKIEDYNELPPELYKQGYIKLRKYLDPFNPGRAYKYIAPGPGFANNVKTILPIWVPEDYPHSTKACVPYFDQKTSPLKWAVWSVGPTGGVDMFTSEQRQLPVPRWWWFPYRWDGVIVRLSDGRKSP; this is encoded by the coding sequence ATGTCGCACTCATCAACTTCGCGAAGACGGGGGCGCCGTAGAGGCGTTACCCTCATAGAGCTCTTAGTGGTGGCCGCCATCCTGGCGCTGTTGACGGCCATTCTCTTCCCTGTGCTGTCACGCGCCCGCACCCAGGGAACGGTAGCACGAGCCCACACCGAGCTGGCACAGGTGGGGCTGGCACTGCAGATGTACGCGGACGATTGCGGGGCTTTTCCTCCTGCTCGCACCTACTGCTCGGGCCTGGAGATGAAGATCGAAGACTACAACGAGCTACCACCCGAGTTGTACAAGCAGGGCTACATAAAGCTGCGAAAGTACCTGGACCCTTTCAACCCGGGGCGCGCCTACAAGTACATCGCGCCAGGGCCGGGCTTTGCCAACAACGTGAAGACCATCCTACCAATCTGGGTGCCAGAGGACTATCCGCACAGTACTAAGGCGTGCGTGCCCTACTTCGACCAGAAGACCTCCCCGCTGAAGTGGGCCGTGTGGTCGGTGGGGCCGACGGGAGGTGTGGACATGTTCACCTCCGAGCAGCGCCAGCTACCTGTGCCCCGGTGGTGGTGGTTCCCCTATCGGTGGGATGGAGTGATCGTTCGGCTTTCGGACGGACGCAAGTCGCCGTAG